A window of Cryptomeria japonica chromosome 3, Sugi_1.0, whole genome shotgun sequence contains these coding sequences:
- the LOC131036579 gene encoding pathogenesis-related thaumatin-like protein 3.4: MARAILWVLLTIMAVSLYAGVEGVSFDIENQCPFTVWAAGTPFGGGRELRRGQSWRVNVPGGAKGRFWGRTGCSFDGSGRGRCNTGDCGGLLNCQGSGGIPSTLFEYALNQFQNLDFYDISLVDGFNLRMTVILSNSNCRRIACNSDINSKCPRELKVVDGCRSACAAFNTPAYCCTGSFIDNCPSTDYSKFFKRECPMAYSYAKDDPTSTFTCPGGSNYRIVFCGNGASNTNSTSTSTGSLYAVE, translated from the exons ATGGCGCGGGCAATATTGTGGGTTTTGCTGACAATAATGGCGGTATCACTCTATGCAG GAGTGGAGGGTGTGAGCTTTGACATAGAAAACCAGTGCCCTTTCACGGTGTGGGCGGCAGGGACTCCGTTTGGGGGAGGGAGAGAGCTACGGCGGGGACAGTCATGGAGAGTGAATGTGCCGGGCGGAGCAAAGGGAAGGTTTTGGGGTCGTACCGGCTGCTCCTTCGACGGCAGCGGTCGAGGGAGATGCAACACTGGAGACTGCGGGGGATTACTCAACTGCCAGGGATCGGGAGGTATTCCCTCAACGCTCTTTGAGTATGCTCTCAATCAATTCCAGAACTTGGACTTCTACGACATCTCTCTCGTCGATGGATTCAACCTCCGCATGACTGTCATTCTTTCCAACTCAAACTGCAGGAGAATCGCCTGCAATAGCGACATAAATTCAAAGTGCCCAAGAGAGTTGAAGGTAGTCGATGGGTGCAGAAGTGCATGTGCTGCTTTCAACACGCCAGCATACTGCTGTACGGGATCCTTCATCGATAATTGCCCTTCTACAGACTACTCTAAATTTTTCAAGCGAGAATGCCCCATGGCCTACAGCTATGCCAAGGATGATCCCACCAGCACCTTTACTTGCCCCGGCGGCAGCAATTATAGAATTGTTTTCTGCGGTAATGGAGCTTCAAACACTAATTCTACCTCCACTTCAACTGGAAGTCTTTATGCAGTCGAATAG